Proteins encoded by one window of Anaerosalibacter sp. Marseille-P3206:
- a CDS encoding Crp/Fnr family transcriptional regulator has translation MKDTLETLTKCVLFKGLTMEEIEKLLEGVSISLNTFAKNEVIAIEDSKCISIGIIIKGKVEIQKIFPSGKIITLNTFKSGNIFGEALVFSGENVYPSTIMSIDETKLLFVHKNDIIDLCKKNDIFLNNFMTVLSDRILMLSGRIRNLSYETIRKKLAIMLLDEYKKQKNIFLTFQCTRKKMAEILDVPRPSLSRELVNMRNDGIIDFDKNIIKIIDLDLLEECLID, from the coding sequence ATGAAAGATACTTTAGAAACCTTAACAAAATGTGTTTTATTTAAAGGATTGACCATGGAAGAAATAGAAAAATTACTAGAAGGAGTATCAATCAGCTTAAATACATTTGCCAAAAATGAGGTAATTGCTATTGAGGATAGTAAATGTATTAGTATAGGAATTATAATTAAAGGAAAAGTGGAAATCCAAAAAATATTCCCTTCTGGTAAAATAATAACGCTTAATACCTTTAAGTCTGGAAATATTTTTGGAGAAGCTTTGGTCTTTTCAGGTGAAAATGTTTATCCTTCTACAATAATGTCTATTGATGAAACAAAATTATTATTTGTCCATAAAAACGACATAATAGACCTTTGCAAAAAAAACGACATATTTCTCAACAATTTTATGACAGTACTATCTGACAGAATTCTTATGTTAAGTGGAAGAATACGAAATTTGTCATATGAAACTATAAGGAAAAAATTAGCAATTATGCTTTTGGATGAATATAAAAAACAGAAAAATATATTTTTAACTTTTCAATGTACAAGAAAAAAAATGGCTGAAATACTTGATGTTCCAAGACCATCATTGTCTAGAGAATTAGTAAACATGAGAAATGATGGCATAATTGATTTTGATAAAAATATAATAAAAATTATTGATCTAGATTTGCTAGAAGAGTGTTTAATCGATTAA
- a CDS encoding DUF4230 domain-containing protein — MRSNRKKANKNKYFAIIIVVLAILVGGTIYYKYAVKRDTSILSSNVEEQVVKLLDLSTVKYNYTNVVAYKDNKKLKDMSIPFTSKGFLIKYNGYIKAGVDLSTLKVDVKDNKSVEIILDKATILDNVINEEDTYIYDERESLFNQLKIQDLYDVLVKEKENMAKEVIDKGILNEAEENAEELLRTFLISMGFENIKINFK, encoded by the coding sequence TTGAGAAGCAATAGGAAGAAAGCAAATAAGAATAAGTATTTTGCAATAATAATTGTTGTTTTAGCGATATTAGTAGGAGGAACTATTTATTATAAGTATGCAGTTAAGAGAGATACAAGTATTTTGTCAAGCAATGTTGAAGAACAAGTAGTGAAATTGTTAGATTTATCTACAGTTAAATATAATTATACAAATGTTGTAGCATATAAAGACAACAAAAAGTTGAAAGATATGAGTATTCCTTTTACAAGCAAAGGTTTTTTAATTAAGTATAATGGTTATATAAAGGCAGGAGTAGACTTAAGTACACTAAAAGTAGATGTAAAGGACAATAAAAGTGTGGAGATAATTTTAGATAAAGCTACAATATTAGACAATGTAATTAATGAAGAAGATACTTATATTTATGATGAAAGAGAGTCGCTATTTAATCAGTTAAAGATTCAAGATTTATATGATGTATTAGTCAAAGAAAAGGAAAATATGGCAAAAGAAGTCATAGACAAAGGGATATTAAATGAAGCAGAAGAAAATGCAGAAGAATTATTAAGAACATTTTTAATAAGCATGGGTTTTGAAAATATAAAGATAAATTTTAAATAA